The following are encoded together in the Pedobacter steynii genome:
- a CDS encoding SusC/RagA family TonB-linked outer membrane protein — protein sequence MNKFFAFRPNGRALRQKIICLLAILFMATNMQLNAKDLKDPGHYSKTPPIDVRGRVLDEQGLGIPGASIKVKNTERTTTTDNDGNFSLKDLADNAVLMISYVGYTSKEVKVTSGTMTIRMEPQLQDLDEVVVVGYGTAKKSDLTGAVGTVKAEALQERPASSLNQGLSGRVSGVNVSSNSGRPGGRANIRIRGSSSLSVSNNPLYVIDGVILNAVDLRNGSTPIDYLNPNDVASIEVLKDASSTAIYGARGANGVIMVTTKRGSSAGGVITYDPDFSIGVLPRKLEVLNSKEFLAVEDLAYANAKKYDPIGWATGTKYTDPKTKRTNPKLFDAQGNPLYDTDWQKESFQNAFTQNHQLGFSDGTEKKSMAAFLNYRNQEGLAKGSWQKRYAGRFVFDSQIKEWLKVGGTMGYTDQNEKQVDQLGGGGITMMRQVLEALPIIPVKYADGSWASNRDYPGMEGGDSPLRVAADRISLLRTQTFLGNMYANIHLAPGLEFKSNIGTNIINQREDYFAARGMQYISDNGNAYVNNNRYNSWQFENYLTYHKEFAKIHSLTAMAGLSWQHVDRFENQANTQGFSDSYFLYNNLGAGSSPQAPSSNGQAYGLNSYFARINYSLHNKYLVTFTGRADGSSKFGKENQYAFFPSAALAWRVIEEDFMKSLPAISNLKIRASYGATGNSEIPAYRALAGMGNYNVIFNGERNIGIGIDRMANSTLQWEKTKQIDFGLELGLFANRLNFELDLYRRKVDGMLLDAPLPFSSGYGSIFSNVGSMENKGVEFSINSTNIKTDDFSWSTTFNISINKNKVLALASGDIFSGNGVIRVGEPVGSFFGRVHLGTWGSNEAAEAKKYNMLPGDVKYQDLNSDGRINDLDRTIIGHGIPDGFGTFLNTFQYKAWSLTVDLQYMYGNDVLDRSIHSAEDRQGIANSYRTVLNAWTESNQNTSIAQIRPINAYYTTNNDSHKVTDGSFIRGRNLLLSYTFPSKTAASLKLNRLRVYGSVQNFFVATKYKGYDPEVSNSGAPFDQGLALYDYPKPRVFMLGLNIGL from the coding sequence ATGAACAAGTTTTTCGCCTTTAGGCCCAATGGCCGGGCTTTGCGCCAAAAAATCATTTGCCTTCTCGCCATCTTATTTATGGCCACTAACATGCAGCTAAATGCTAAGGATTTAAAAGACCCCGGTCATTATTCAAAGACCCCTCCCATCGATGTACGGGGTCGGGTATTGGATGAACAGGGCCTTGGAATACCAGGAGCCAGTATTAAAGTAAAAAACACCGAAAGGACGACCACCACTGATAACGACGGAAATTTTAGTCTGAAGGATCTTGCTGACAATGCGGTCCTGATGATTTCTTATGTTGGTTATACCAGCAAAGAGGTAAAGGTTACTTCCGGAACGATGACCATCCGGATGGAACCACAACTACAGGATCTCGATGAAGTCGTGGTAGTTGGATATGGAACGGCTAAAAAATCAGATTTAACCGGAGCCGTGGGTACCGTTAAAGCTGAAGCCCTGCAGGAGCGTCCCGCCTCTTCCCTTAACCAGGGACTGTCTGGCCGTGTATCCGGAGTCAATGTATCTTCCAATTCAGGCAGACCAGGTGGCAGGGCTAATATCCGCATCCGCGGATCAAGCTCACTGAGTGTTTCCAATAATCCATTATATGTTATTGACGGGGTTATCCTGAATGCCGTAGACCTTAGAAACGGCAGCACCCCGATAGATTACCTCAACCCCAATGATGTTGCCTCTATTGAAGTCCTGAAAGATGCTTCTTCTACCGCAATTTATGGAGCAAGAGGCGCAAATGGTGTCATTATGGTTACAACTAAACGCGGCAGTTCAGCCGGAGGAGTCATTACCTATGATCCTGATTTCAGCATAGGTGTGCTTCCCAGAAAGCTGGAAGTACTCAATTCAAAAGAGTTCCTGGCTGTGGAAGACCTCGCGTATGCCAATGCTAAAAAATACGATCCCATAGGATGGGCAACCGGTACAAAATATACCGACCCTAAAACCAAACGTACCAATCCTAAACTATTCGATGCCCAGGGAAATCCATTGTACGATACAGACTGGCAGAAAGAATCCTTCCAAAACGCTTTCACCCAAAATCACCAGCTTGGGTTTAGCGACGGCACAGAAAAGAAGAGTATGGCTGCCTTTTTGAATTACCGCAATCAAGAAGGCCTGGCAAAGGGCTCCTGGCAAAAAAGATATGCAGGCCGGTTTGTGTTTGACAGTCAGATCAAAGAATGGCTGAAAGTAGGTGGCACGATGGGATACACCGATCAGAACGAAAAGCAGGTAGATCAGCTTGGCGGAGGAGGAATCACCATGATGCGCCAGGTGCTGGAAGCATTGCCCATCATCCCCGTAAAATATGCAGACGGGTCATGGGCCAGCAACAGAGATTATCCGGGAATGGAGGGCGGCGATAGTCCTTTGCGTGTTGCCGCGGACAGGATTTCTCTTTTACGCACCCAAACCTTTCTGGGTAATATGTATGCCAACATCCATCTTGCCCCCGGACTGGAATTTAAATCCAATATCGGAACCAATATCATTAACCAAAGGGAAGACTATTTTGCTGCGAGGGGCATGCAGTATATTTCTGACAACGGAAATGCCTATGTCAATAACAACAGATACAATTCATGGCAGTTCGAAAACTACCTGACCTATCATAAAGAATTTGCAAAAATACACTCCTTAACTGCGATGGCCGGTCTTTCCTGGCAGCATGTTGACCGTTTTGAAAATCAGGCCAATACACAAGGGTTTAGCGACTCGTATTTTCTATATAACAATCTCGGCGCCGGATCCAGTCCACAGGCCCCTTCGTCTAACGGACAGGCTTATGGCTTAAACTCTTATTTTGCCCGTATCAATTACAGTTTACACAACAAATACCTGGTTACTTTTACGGGTCGCGCAGACGGTTCCTCCAAATTCGGTAAGGAGAATCAATATGCCTTCTTCCCTTCCGCAGCCCTTGCCTGGAGGGTTATTGAAGAAGATTTCATGAAAAGCCTTCCTGCAATTTCCAATCTGAAAATCCGCGCCAGTTATGGGGCTACCGGAAACTCCGAGATTCCGGCCTACCGTGCACTTGCAGGCATGGGAAACTACAACGTGATTTTTAATGGAGAGCGCAATATCGGGATCGGCATCGACCGGATGGCCAACTCCACTTTGCAATGGGAGAAAACAAAACAGATTGATTTCGGACTGGAACTGGGTTTATTCGCCAACAGGTTAAATTTCGAACTTGATCTTTATCGCAGAAAAGTAGACGGGATGTTACTGGACGCTCCTCTTCCTTTCAGCAGCGGATATGGCAGCATCTTTTCCAATGTTGGAAGTATGGAAAATAAAGGGGTAGAATTCAGCATCAATTCTACCAATATCAAAACAGATGATTTTTCCTGGAGTACGACCTTCAACATTTCCATCAACAAAAACAAAGTACTTGCCCTGGCCAGCGGGGATATTTTCTCGGGTAACGGAGTCATCAGGGTTGGGGAACCTGTTGGCTCTTTCTTTGGAAGAGTACATCTGGGTACCTGGGGAAGCAATGAGGCTGCTGAGGCCAAGAAATACAATATGCTGCCTGGTGATGTAAAATATCAGGACCTGAATAGCGACGGCAGGATTAATGACCTGGACAGAACGATTATAGGACATGGCATTCCCGACGGTTTTGGTACATTTCTGAATACTTTCCAATATAAGGCATGGTCACTGACCGTAGATCTGCAATATATGTACGGCAACGATGTGCTCGACAGGAGTATACATTCAGCAGAAGACAGACAAGGGATTGCAAACAGTTATAGAACCGTACTGAATGCCTGGACGGAAAGTAATCAGAACACTTCCATTGCTCAAATACGGCCGATTAACGCCTATTACACCACCAACAACGACAGTCATAAGGTAACAGATGGTTCATTTATCCGTGGGCGCAACTTGTTACTTTCCTATACCTTCCCTTCAAAAACCGCGGCTTCATTAAAACTGAACCGGTTAAGGGTATATGGTTCCGTACAGAACTTTTTCGTGGCAACAAAATATAAGGGATATGATCCTGAAGTTTCCAACTCCGGTGCCCCTTTCGATCAGGGCCTGGCATTGTATGATTATCCAAAGCCAAGGGTATTTATGCTCGGCCTGAACATTGGATTATAA